From Acidobacteriota bacterium, the proteins below share one genomic window:
- a CDS encoding flippase-like domain-containing protein: MSRRSLTNSAVTAIGIVLLAWQVRDVGGLATVRDGLGRVGAGFGLIMALAFVRFALRTCAWVALFERKVPLRAAIAATISGDALGNITPLGLAASEPAKAVYLRPHMDATQALAALFAENFFYSVSVALYVIAGAIAMIAAFDLPARLQQAGIAVLGLMGAVLVGACWIAWQRPAAASAIVSRLPSARLRRVVDRVRDFEARTYGSPGHKGARLGLLAASELGFHLVSFLEAWLILSLLTGESQPLQAFVLDSVNRVINVVFKVVPLRVGVDEVSSEQVAAAIGLARGVGTQAALVRKVRMTAWAAVGLVLWATRAGATTRTIDRPRV; encoded by the coding sequence ATGAGCCGCCGATCCCTCACGAACAGCGCCGTCACGGCGATCGGCATCGTGCTGCTCGCCTGGCAGGTGCGGGACGTCGGCGGCCTCGCGACCGTCCGCGACGGGCTGGGCCGCGTGGGCGCCGGCTTCGGGCTCATCATGGCGCTCGCATTCGTGCGCTTCGCTCTGCGCACGTGCGCATGGGTCGCGCTCTTCGAACGCAAAGTGCCGCTCCGCGCGGCCATCGCCGCCACGATCAGCGGCGACGCGCTCGGCAACATCACGCCGCTCGGCCTGGCGGCGAGCGAGCCCGCGAAAGCCGTCTACCTTCGGCCGCACATGGATGCGACGCAGGCGCTCGCGGCGCTCTTCGCGGAGAACTTCTTCTACAGCGTGTCGGTGGCGCTCTACGTGATCGCCGGCGCGATCGCGATGATCGCCGCGTTCGATCTGCCCGCCCGCCTGCAGCAGGCGGGAATCGCAGTGCTCGGGCTCATGGGCGCCGTGCTCGTCGGCGCCTGCTGGATCGCCTGGCAGCGCCCCGCCGCCGCGAGCGCGATCGTGAGCCGCCTTCCCTCCGCTCGCCTCCGCCGCGTCGTCGATCGCGTACGCGACTTCGAAGCCCGCACGTACGGCTCGCCCGGCCACAAGGGCGCGCGGCTCGGCCTGCTGGCAGCCTCGGAGCTTGGTTTCCATCTCGTGAGCTTCCTCGAGGCCTGGCTGATCCTCTCGCTGCTCACCGGCGAGTCACAGCCGCTCCAGGCGTTCGTGCTCGACAGCGTCAACCGCGTGATCAACGTCGTCTTCAAGGTCGTGCCGCTGCGGGTCGGCGTGGACGAGGTCAGCTCGGAGCAGGTCGCCGCGGCGATCGGCCTCGCGCGCGGCGTCGGCACGCAAGCCGCACTCGTGCGCAAGGTGCGAATGACGGCGTGGGCGGCGGTGGGCCTGGTGCTGTGGGCCACGAGAGCCGGGGCGACGACCCGGACAATCGATCGACCTCGCGTCTGA